One genomic window of Mustela erminea isolate mMusErm1 chromosome 13, mMusErm1.Pri, whole genome shotgun sequence includes the following:
- the SERPINB13 gene encoding serpin B13 isoform X2 has product MENLRLYMWFTFVPCIVISMGQQSSTVYTWKIDKTEEIHHQFQEFLDEIGKPTSDFELKITNKLFGEKTYLFLQKYLDYVEKYYHASLEPVDFVNAADETRKKINSWVESQTNEKIKDLFPDGSLNSFTKLVLVNIVYFKGQWDREFKKENTKEEEFWLNKSTSKSVPMMTQCHSFSFNFLEDLQAQILGIPYKNNDLSMFVLLPNDIDGLDKIIDQITPEKLIEWTSPGHMKERNVILHLPRFEVEDGYDLEAVLSAMGMGEAFSVCRADYPGMSSHSRLHAQKFLHRSFVVVTEEGTESSAATSVGFALTSAPGCEHFHCNHPFLFFIKHQESNSILFFGRFSSP; this is encoded by the exons ATGGAAAATCTAAGATTATATATGTGGTTCACATTTGTGCCTTGCATTGTTATTTCTATGGGACAGCAATCGTCTACAGTATATACCTGGAAG AttgacaagacagaagaaatacatCACCAATTCCAAGAGTTTCTGGATGAGATAGGCAAACCCACTAGTGATTTTGAACTAAAAATAACCAACAAGCTATTTGGAGAAAAGACATACCTCTTCCTTCAA AAATACTTAGATTACGTGGAAAAATATTACCATGCCTCTCTGGAACCTGTTGATTTTGTAAATGCAGCGGATGAAACTCGAAAGAAGATTAACTCCTGGGTTGAAAGCCAAACAAATG AAAAAATCAAGGACCTGTTTCCAGATGGTTCTCTAAACAGCTTCACCAAGCTGGTGCTGGTGAACATAGTTTATTTTAAAGGGCAATGGGACAgggagtttaagaaagaaaataccaaggaGGAGGAATTTTGGCTGAATAAG AGTACAAGCAAATCTGTGCCAATGATGACACAGTGCCATTCTTTTAGCTTCAATTTCCTGGAAGACTTACAAGCCCAAATTCTGGGGATTCCATATAAAAACAACGACTTAAGCATGTTTGTGTTGCTGCCCAATGACATCGATGGTCTGGATAAG ATTATAGATCAAATAACTCCAGAAAAATTAATAGAGTGGACAAGCCCTGGGCATATGAAAGAAAGGAATGTGATATTGCACTTGCCCCGGTTTGAAGTGGAGGATGGTTATGATCTGGAGGCCGTCTTGTCAGCCATGGGAATGGGGGAAGCCTTCAGCGTGTGCAGAGCTGACTATCCTGGGATGTCCTCGCACTCCAGGCTGCACGCACAGAAGTTCCTGCACAGGTCCTTCGTGGTGGTAACCGAGGAAGGCACGGAGTCTTCGGCAGCCACCAGTGTGGGCTTTGCTCTCACCTCAGCGCCAGGTTGTGAACATTTTCATTGCAATCACCCTTTCCTGTTCTTCATCAAGCACCAGGAATCCAACAGCATCCTCTTCTTTGGTAGATTTTCTTCTCCTTAG
- the SERPINB13 gene encoding serpin B13 isoform X1, giving the protein MDSPGAAYTQFGFSLFQKLNKIQDGNIFFSPVGISAAIGMLVLEAQEAALVQLQKMLFFEKDAEGSKVKTEEQMIDKTEEIHHQFQEFLDEIGKPTSDFELKITNKLFGEKTYLFLQKYLDYVEKYYHASLEPVDFVNAADETRKKINSWVESQTNEKIKDLFPDGSLNSFTKLVLVNIVYFKGQWDREFKKENTKEEEFWLNKSTSKSVPMMTQCHSFSFNFLEDLQAQILGIPYKNNDLSMFVLLPNDIDGLDKIIDQITPEKLIEWTSPGHMKERNVILHLPRFEVEDGYDLEAVLSAMGMGEAFSVCRADYPGMSSHSRLHAQKFLHRSFVVVTEEGTESSAATSVGFALTSAPGCEHFHCNHPFLFFIKHQESNSILFFGRFSSP; this is encoded by the exons ATGGATTCGCCTGGTGCAGCATACACTCAGTTTGGGTTTAGTCTCTTCCAAAAGCTGAATAAAATACAAGAtggcaacattttcttttcccctgtggGCATTTCAGCTGCCATTGGCATGCTCGTCCTGGAGGCCCAAGAAGCTGCCTTGGTCCAGTTACAGAAG atgcttttctttgaaaaagacgCAGAGGGCTCAAAAGTCAAAACTGAAGAACAAATG AttgacaagacagaagaaatacatCACCAATTCCAAGAGTTTCTGGATGAGATAGGCAAACCCACTAGTGATTTTGAACTAAAAATAACCAACAAGCTATTTGGAGAAAAGACATACCTCTTCCTTCAA AAATACTTAGATTACGTGGAAAAATATTACCATGCCTCTCTGGAACCTGTTGATTTTGTAAATGCAGCGGATGAAACTCGAAAGAAGATTAACTCCTGGGTTGAAAGCCAAACAAATG AAAAAATCAAGGACCTGTTTCCAGATGGTTCTCTAAACAGCTTCACCAAGCTGGTGCTGGTGAACATAGTTTATTTTAAAGGGCAATGGGACAgggagtttaagaaagaaaataccaaggaGGAGGAATTTTGGCTGAATAAG AGTACAAGCAAATCTGTGCCAATGATGACACAGTGCCATTCTTTTAGCTTCAATTTCCTGGAAGACTTACAAGCCCAAATTCTGGGGATTCCATATAAAAACAACGACTTAAGCATGTTTGTGTTGCTGCCCAATGACATCGATGGTCTGGATAAG ATTATAGATCAAATAACTCCAGAAAAATTAATAGAGTGGACAAGCCCTGGGCATATGAAAGAAAGGAATGTGATATTGCACTTGCCCCGGTTTGAAGTGGAGGATGGTTATGATCTGGAGGCCGTCTTGTCAGCCATGGGAATGGGGGAAGCCTTCAGCGTGTGCAGAGCTGACTATCCTGGGATGTCCTCGCACTCCAGGCTGCACGCACAGAAGTTCCTGCACAGGTCCTTCGTGGTGGTAACCGAGGAAGGCACGGAGTCTTCGGCAGCCACCAGTGTGGGCTTTGCTCTCACCTCAGCGCCAGGTTGTGAACATTTTCATTGCAATCACCCTTTCCTGTTCTTCATCAAGCACCAGGAATCCAACAGCATCCTCTTCTTTGGTAGATTTTCTTCTCCTTAG
- the SERPINB13 gene encoding serpin B13 isoform X3, producing the protein MDSPGAAYTQFGFSLFQKLNKIQDGNIFFSPVGISAAIGMLVLEAQEAALVQLQKMLFFEKDAEGSKVKTEEQMKYLDYVEKYYHASLEPVDFVNAADETRKKINSWVESQTNEKIKDLFPDGSLNSFTKLVLVNIVYFKGQWDREFKKENTKEEEFWLNKSTSKSVPMMTQCHSFSFNFLEDLQAQILGIPYKNNDLSMFVLLPNDIDGLDKIIDQITPEKLIEWTSPGHMKERNVILHLPRFEVEDGYDLEAVLSAMGMGEAFSVCRADYPGMSSHSRLHAQKFLHRSFVVVTEEGTESSAATSVGFALTSAPGCEHFHCNHPFLFFIKHQESNSILFFGRFSSP; encoded by the exons ATGGATTCGCCTGGTGCAGCATACACTCAGTTTGGGTTTAGTCTCTTCCAAAAGCTGAATAAAATACAAGAtggcaacattttcttttcccctgtggGCATTTCAGCTGCCATTGGCATGCTCGTCCTGGAGGCCCAAGAAGCTGCCTTGGTCCAGTTACAGAAG atgcttttctttgaaaaagacgCAGAGGGCTCAAAAGTCAAAACTGAAGAACAAATG AAATACTTAGATTACGTGGAAAAATATTACCATGCCTCTCTGGAACCTGTTGATTTTGTAAATGCAGCGGATGAAACTCGAAAGAAGATTAACTCCTGGGTTGAAAGCCAAACAAATG AAAAAATCAAGGACCTGTTTCCAGATGGTTCTCTAAACAGCTTCACCAAGCTGGTGCTGGTGAACATAGTTTATTTTAAAGGGCAATGGGACAgggagtttaagaaagaaaataccaaggaGGAGGAATTTTGGCTGAATAAG AGTACAAGCAAATCTGTGCCAATGATGACACAGTGCCATTCTTTTAGCTTCAATTTCCTGGAAGACTTACAAGCCCAAATTCTGGGGATTCCATATAAAAACAACGACTTAAGCATGTTTGTGTTGCTGCCCAATGACATCGATGGTCTGGATAAG ATTATAGATCAAATAACTCCAGAAAAATTAATAGAGTGGACAAGCCCTGGGCATATGAAAGAAAGGAATGTGATATTGCACTTGCCCCGGTTTGAAGTGGAGGATGGTTATGATCTGGAGGCCGTCTTGTCAGCCATGGGAATGGGGGAAGCCTTCAGCGTGTGCAGAGCTGACTATCCTGGGATGTCCTCGCACTCCAGGCTGCACGCACAGAAGTTCCTGCACAGGTCCTTCGTGGTGGTAACCGAGGAAGGCACGGAGTCTTCGGCAGCCACCAGTGTGGGCTTTGCTCTCACCTCAGCGCCAGGTTGTGAACATTTTCATTGCAATCACCCTTTCCTGTTCTTCATCAAGCACCAGGAATCCAACAGCATCCTCTTCTTTGGTAGATTTTCTTCTCCTTAG